The DNA sequence GCGGTGGCGGAAAAACTCAGCGTATCGGCGTATTCGAAATCCGCCGTAGTATGGATGACCCGCTTGATAATCGGAGCGAGCTGTTCATCCAGTGGATGAGGCAATTCCTGCTCGATCAGTTCAAAGCTGCGCTTTTCGATATCCAGGGGGTCGAGTATTTCAAATTCCAGGGTCATAATCTTCCTCCGTTATGGTTGATAGTCTCCGGGGGTCCGATGAGTTCAGACCGATTCTTTCGGTCCGACTGATTCTGCCGGTCAGACCGGATCGTCCGGTCGTAGGCCAGGCACCCGGTGACAAACCGCCGGGCAAACTCAGGATTCGCCGGGAAATACAGGTGGGGAAATCCGGCATAAAGAGTGGGGGTAGCGTGAATGCAGGGCCAGCTCCGGTCCGACAGCGGCTTTTCTGCGGTAAAGTCCCCGCCCGGCGCAGTGCTTTCGCAGTAGTGAAATTCGTGGGATCGAATCGTATCCTTCGCGCCGCACAGGAGGTTGTCGACCCCGGCCCGCAGAGTCACATAGCCAAACCGGCTGAGTCTGTCGGTGGTGCGGGCCCGGGCCGGCACCACTCCGGCCAAAGGAATCCCGTCCAGCTGGTCATGCAGATAGAGGAATCCGCCACATTCGGCGATAGTGGGCAGACCGCCCCGCACCGCCCAGCGGACTGATTCCAGCATGGTCCGGTTGCCGCTCAAAGCCTCCAGATGCAGTTCGGGGTAACCCCCGCACAGATACAGACCGGCCACGCCCTGGGGCAAGGCCGGATCGCGCATGGGGCTGAAAAATTCCAGCTGACAGCCCAACGCCCTGAGAAGCTCCAGGTTTTCTTCATAGAAAAAGGAAAAGGCCTCATCCCGCGCCACTGCCAGCCGGATGGATCCCAGGGGGCGAATCGCCTCCGGTTCACCGGTCAGGCCCGGCGACCCCGCAGCCAGTTCCAGCAGCCCATCCAGGTCGATGCAGCGTTCGGCCAGGTCACCCAGGGTCTGGAGCTTCTCCTCCAGCTCCCCGATTTCCTCCGCACTCACCAGACCCAGATGCCGGCTGGCCACCGTGGCCTTCACCGCCCGCGGCAGATAGCCCAGCGGCCGGATCCCGACCTGCCGGGCGATGGCGGACAGTCCCGCATTGAGTTTCGGCGAGGCATTGTTGAAGATGACGCCGCTGATCCCGCTGTCTTCCCGGTATCGGGCAAAACCCTGCAGCACCGCCCCCATCGAGGCGTACATGCCCTTGACATCAAGCACCAGCACCACCGGAGTTCGGGTGAGCCGGGCTACCTCATAGGCACTGAACCGCCCGTCGCAGCCCACCCCGTCGTAGTAGCCCATGGCTCCTTCGATAATCGCCAGACCAGGACCGGCCAGCTGACCTTTCAGCCCCTGTTCGTCACAGAAGAACGGATCCAGGTTGCGGGAGGGCACCCCGATGGCCCGACGGTGGAACATGGGGTCGATATAGTCCGGGCCGCACTTGAATGCCGATGGGTTCAGCCCGCG is a window from the Clostridiaceae bacterium HFYG-1003 genome containing:
- a CDS encoding cobyrinate a,c-diamide synthase; amino-acid sequence: MDRILIAGTHSGCGKTTVTCAVLTALKQRGLNPSAFKCGPDYIDPMFHRRAIGVPSRNLDPFFCDEQGLKGQLAGPGLAIIEGAMGYYDGVGCDGRFSAYEVARLTRTPVVLVLDVKGMYASMGAVLQGFARYREDSGISGVIFNNASPKLNAGLSAIARQVGIRPLGYLPRAVKATVASRHLGLVSAEEIGELEEKLQTLGDLAERCIDLDGLLELAAGSPGLTGEPEAIRPLGSIRLAVARDEAFSFFYEENLELLRALGCQLEFFSPMRDPALPQGVAGLYLCGGYPELHLEALSGNRTMLESVRWAVRGGLPTIAECGGFLYLHDQLDGIPLAGVVPARARTTDRLSRFGYVTLRAGVDNLLCGAKDTIRSHEFHYCESTAPGGDFTAEKPLSDRSWPCIHATPTLYAGFPHLYFPANPEFARRFVTGCLAYDRTIRSDRQNQSDRKNRSELIGPPETINHNGGRL